The following proteins are encoded in a genomic region of Maribacter hydrothermalis:
- a CDS encoding sulfite exporter TauE/SafE family protein codes for MEEWYAYPLLILVGFIVGFINTVAGGGSLLSLPILIFLGLPSTLANGTNRVAVIFQTAMATVGFKSKGVSTFPFNFYLGCSAFLGSIVGANLAVDISGTLFNRILAIVMFCVVLIIAFGPKMGMKEVQERLTGKYLWLGIIAFFFFGVYGGFINAGIGFIIMLFLHYVNRMTLVRSNATKVAVVFMYMVSALAVFAWNDQVDWKIGLILAIGNGSGAWVASRISVNMGDGFVKKFLIIMVLILAIKLWFYR; via the coding sequence ATGGAAGAATGGTATGCCTACCCTTTGTTAATATTAGTTGGCTTTATTGTAGGTTTTATAAATACAGTCGCAGGCGGTGGCTCTCTACTTTCGCTACCTATTTTAATTTTTCTTGGATTACCGTCAACCTTGGCCAATGGAACAAATAGGGTAGCGGTAATTTTTCAAACAGCTATGGCAACGGTAGGCTTTAAAAGTAAAGGAGTATCCACATTTCCGTTCAATTTTTATTTAGGTTGTTCTGCCTTTTTAGGTTCTATAGTTGGGGCAAATTTAGCGGTAGATATAAGTGGTACGTTATTTAATCGAATATTGGCCATTGTTATGTTTTGTGTAGTGCTTATTATAGCTTTTGGGCCAAAAATGGGGATGAAAGAAGTTCAAGAGCGACTTACAGGAAAATATTTGTGGCTTGGTATTATTGCCTTTTTCTTTTTCGGAGTTTATGGTGGCTTTATAAATGCGGGTATTGGTTTTATTATTATGCTATTTCTACATTACGTAAATAGAATGACTTTGGTACGTTCTAATGCAACTAAGGTTGCCGTAGTATTTATGTACATGGTTTCTGCATTAGCTGTTTTTGCATGGAACGACCAAGTGGATTGGAAAATAGGGTTAATATTAGCTATTGGCAATGGTAGTGGGGCTTGGGTGGCCAGTAGGATATCTGTAAACATGGGTGATGGTTTCGTAAAAAAATTTCTTATTATTATGGTATTGATACTGGCCATAAAACTTTGGTTTTACCGATAA
- a CDS encoding succinylglutamate desuccinylase/aspartoacylase family protein — protein sequence MINKKYTVLGETIKKGKGAQLNLDIAKLHTRTKIEVPVIVQRGKKDGPTLLITGGIHGNEINGVEIVRQLVSNKYNMPECGMVICIPVVNIFGFLNQTRQFPDGRDLNRVFPGSLRGSLASRFAYHLVKDIAPVIDYCIDYHTGGDSRFNAPQIRIDKDDADGLALAKIFGAEFIVKSAGREKSFRETLHKLDKKVLLYEGGKSLHIDKEITDTGVVGALRMMQHLGMRNFEKELAQYLTLETTPKLVHASKWSRAKHSGMFHPTVHVGQKIKKGGKLGSISGPFGYFEKKILAKNSGYIICINQSPIVNQGDAIFHIAYDVE from the coding sequence ATGATAAATAAAAAGTATACTGTTTTAGGAGAAACCATAAAAAAAGGAAAAGGTGCCCAGTTAAATTTAGACATTGCAAAACTACATACGAGAACTAAAATAGAAGTTCCGGTAATTGTACAGCGTGGTAAAAAAGATGGACCTACTTTGCTTATTACAGGCGGTATTCATGGCAATGAAATAAACGGTGTTGAAATTGTTCGTCAATTGGTTTCTAATAAATATAATATGCCAGAATGTGGTATGGTTATTTGCATCCCGGTAGTGAACATTTTTGGTTTTTTAAACCAGACTCGTCAATTTCCTGATGGTAGAGATTTAAACAGAGTTTTCCCAGGTAGCTTACGAGGCTCTTTAGCAAGCAGATTCGCCTATCACCTTGTAAAAGATATTGCACCGGTTATAGATTATTGTATTGACTACCACACGGGCGGTGACAGCCGTTTTAATGCTCCACAGATTAGAATAGATAAGGATGATGCGGACGGATTAGCATTGGCAAAAATTTTTGGTGCGGAATTTATTGTAAAATCTGCTGGAAGAGAAAAATCGTTTCGAGAAACACTACACAAATTAGATAAAAAAGTATTGTTGTACGAAGGTGGAAAATCGTTGCATATAGATAAGGAAATTACCGATACAGGCGTAGTTGGTGCATTACGTATGATGCAACATTTGGGCATGCGCAATTTTGAAAAAGAACTAGCTCAATATCTTACACTAGAAACAACTCCTAAATTAGTGCATGCTTCAAAATGGTCTCGCGCTAAACATTCAGGAATGTTTCACCCAACGGTACATGTGGGTCAAAAAATTAAAAAAGGAGGCAAATTAGGGAGTATATCAGGTCCATTTGGTTATTTTGAAAAGAAAATTTTAGCTAAAAACTCTGGCTACATTATCTGCATCAACCAATCGCCGATTGTGAATCAAGGCGACGCAATTTTTCATATTGCATACGATGTGGAATAA
- a CDS encoding LolA family protein, translating into MKKIIIVLTIMFTATYANAQGSDKAKALLDEVYTKVKSYDNIFVDFKFDLKNTEAGINQETRGDVTLAGNKYIFNYLGSQQLYDGKKVYTIVPENEEVTIEDKSDDENAMTPSKMLTFYKEGHNYAWDITQDVQGRKIQYVKLTPIDSDTEIKSRLLGIDMGTKHIYKLIETGKNGTKTTIIVNSFKTNEVLSKTLFTFDEAKYKDEGYFILRN; encoded by the coding sequence ATGAAGAAAATTATTATTGTATTGACGATTATGTTTACCGCAACCTATGCAAATGCGCAAGGTTCAGACAAAGCAAAGGCATTGTTAGACGAGGTATACACAAAAGTAAAAAGCTACGATAACATTTTTGTAGATTTTAAATTTGACTTAAAAAATACGGAAGCTGGTATTAATCAAGAAACAAGAGGGGATGTAACCTTAGCCGGAAATAAATATATATTCAATTACCTAGGTTCTCAGCAGTTGTATGATGGAAAAAAAGTATACACTATTGTTCCAGAAAATGAAGAGGTAACCATTGAAGACAAATCCGATGATGAAAATGCTATGACCCCTTCAAAAATGCTAACTTTCTACAAAGAAGGACATAATTATGCGTGGGATATTACCCAGGACGTACAGGGCCGTAAAATCCAATATGTAAAATTGACACCTATAGATTCCGATACTGAAATAAAATCAAGATTATTAGGTATTGATATGGGAACAAAACATATTTATAAACTTATAGAAACGGGCAAGAACGGTACAAAGACTACTATCATTGTTAATTCTTTTAAAACAAACGAAGTGTTGTCCAAAACCTTATTTACTTTTGATGAAGCTAAATACAAGGATGAAGGCTATTTCATTCTAAGAAATTAG
- a CDS encoding Fur family transcriptional regulator → MTEIEKKLDNKSIRPTAMRILIYKFMAGKNRAVSLTDIENAFEKAERTTLYRTLKTFEEKGIVHQIDDGTNISKFALCQPGCNCDIDQDLHLHFHCSHCDKTICLTEHKIPHINLPKGYLAEDANLVIKGICDSCSNY, encoded by the coding sequence ATGACGGAAATAGAAAAAAAATTAGATAACAAAAGTATAAGGCCAACCGCTATGCGTATACTTATCTATAAATTTATGGCAGGTAAAAATAGGGCAGTTTCACTTACCGATATTGAGAACGCCTTTGAGAAAGCTGAACGAACAACATTATATAGAACTTTAAAAACTTTTGAAGAAAAAGGGATTGTTCATCAAATAGATGATGGTACCAATATTTCAAAATTCGCACTATGTCAACCAGGCTGTAATTGTGATATTGACCAAGACCTTCACTTACACTTTCACTGTAGCCATTGCGACAAAACCATATGCTTAACCGAGCATAAAATTCCACATATAAATCTACCTAAAGGATACCTTGCCGAAGATGCCAATTTGGTCATAAAAGGTATTTGTGATTCGTGTAGTAATTATTAA
- the ribB gene encoding 3,4-dihydroxy-2-butanone-4-phosphate synthase translates to MTDLSKIKLNSIEEAIADIRLGKVIIVVDDENRENEGDFLAAAELATPETVNFMATHGRGLICAPLTEGRCRDLGLHMMVSTNTDPLETAFTVSVDLRGKGVTTGISAGDRSKTVIALTENDTKPHDLARPGHIFPLVAKEGGVLRRTGHTEAAIDFARLAGLQPAGIIVEIMNEDGSMARLPQLVDVAKKFDLKIVSIEDLVAYRMEHDSLIDKEIDFDITTRFGNFRLRAYKQTTNNHVHIALTRGSWSSDEKILTRINSTLINNDILGTLTHNPDEKLEDMFKKINEEGKGAIVFINQDSESLNLLSRLRELKELQKQGIHKAPKIEMDSRDFGIGAQILHDLGIHKMRLMTNSTQTKRVGIVGYGLEIVEYVAY, encoded by the coding sequence ATGACAGACCTTAGTAAAATAAAATTGAACAGTATAGAAGAAGCAATTGCCGACATTCGTTTAGGTAAAGTCATCATTGTAGTAGATGATGAAAATCGTGAAAATGAAGGTGATTTTTTGGCTGCAGCCGAATTAGCTACTCCAGAAACGGTCAATTTTATGGCTACACACGGTAGAGGGTTAATTTGCGCACCATTAACGGAAGGAAGATGTAGAGACTTAGGATTACACATGATGGTGAGCACCAATACAGACCCATTAGAGACCGCATTTACCGTTTCAGTAGATTTACGTGGCAAAGGGGTAACAACGGGTATTTCAGCCGGTGATAGGTCTAAAACGGTAATTGCATTAACTGAAAACGACACTAAACCACACGACTTAGCTAGACCAGGCCATATATTTCCATTAGTAGCAAAAGAAGGTGGCGTTTTAAGACGTACAGGGCATACAGAAGCCGCTATAGATTTTGCTCGTTTAGCAGGATTACAACCAGCAGGCATTATTGTGGAGATAATGAATGAAGATGGCAGTATGGCAAGACTTCCACAATTGGTAGACGTTGCTAAAAAATTCGATTTAAAAATAGTTTCAATTGAGGACCTTGTTGCGTACAGAATGGAACACGACAGTTTAATTGACAAAGAAATTGATTTTGACATTACTACCCGTTTTGGAAATTTTAGATTAAGAGCATATAAGCAAACTACAAATAACCATGTTCACATAGCTCTTACAAGGGGCTCCTGGTCTTCTGACGAGAAAATTTTGACCCGTATAAACTCTACCCTAATCAACAACGATATATTAGGAACATTGACACATAACCCAGACGAAAAGCTAGAGGACATGTTCAAAAAAATAAATGAAGAAGGCAAAGGAGCCATTGTATTTATTAATCAAGATTCGGAATCACTTAATCTATTATCTAGATTAAGGGAACTTAAAGAGCTACAAAAACAAGGTATTCATAAAGCACCTAAAATAGAAATGGACAGTCGCGACTTTGGTATTGGCGCACAAATTTTACATGATTTAGGTATTCACAAAATGCGCCTTATGACCAATAGCACACAGACCAAACGTGTAGGTATTGTAGGTTATGGGTTAGAAATTGTAGAATATGTTGCCTATTAG
- a CDS encoding DegT/DnrJ/EryC1/StrS family aminotransferase, which translates to MPGFELFGDREKSQVQDVLNTGVLMRYGFDSMRNNHWKALELEEALAKRMQSKYAQVVSSGTAALTVALASAGIGAGDEVIMPTFTFVASFESILALGAVPILVDVDDTLTLDPIAVENAITSKTKVVMPVHMCGSMADLKALKVICDKHDLLLLEDACQAIGGSFDGKPLGSYGDLGCFSFDYVKTITCGEGGAVITNNEKYKLNADHYSDHGHDHVGSNRGTETHPFLGYNFRISELNAAVGCAQLNRLDDFLEIQEKHYNSFRKEIETLSNITLRKVPNGGVENYSFISFFLPTTELAKKAHTALGDAGVDACFYWYDNNWHYYKKWEHLTYKKSLGNLPQEVINQLPDYSKSDFSKSDAWVGRTISCLIKLSWTQEQVLERAAKMKDVLTKFA; encoded by the coding sequence ATGCCAGGGTTCGAATTATTTGGAGATAGAGAAAAAAGTCAAGTTCAAGATGTGCTGAACACCGGAGTGTTAATGCGTTATGGCTTTGATAGCATGCGTAATAACCATTGGAAAGCCCTTGAACTTGAAGAAGCTTTGGCTAAAAGAATGCAATCCAAATACGCCCAGGTAGTAAGTAGCGGCACAGCGGCCCTTACGGTTGCATTAGCCAGTGCAGGAATAGGGGCAGGAGATGAAGTTATTATGCCGACATTTACTTTTGTGGCCAGTTTTGAATCCATATTAGCATTGGGTGCGGTGCCAATTTTAGTAGATGTTGATGACACCTTAACCTTAGATCCAATTGCTGTAGAAAATGCTATTACCAGTAAGACTAAAGTGGTAATGCCGGTACACATGTGTGGTTCAATGGCTGACCTTAAGGCGTTAAAAGTTATTTGTGATAAACATGATTTATTGCTGTTAGAAGATGCATGCCAAGCAATTGGTGGTAGTTTTGATGGTAAACCCTTAGGTAGTTACGGGGATTTAGGTTGTTTTTCTTTCGACTATGTAAAAACAATTACGTGTGGTGAAGGTGGTGCGGTAATTACAAATAATGAAAAGTATAAACTGAATGCAGACCACTACTCTGATCACGGCCATGACCATGTAGGAAGTAATAGAGGCACAGAAACACATCCGTTTTTAGGATATAATTTTAGAATTTCTGAATTGAATGCAGCTGTTGGTTGCGCGCAATTAAATCGTTTAGATGATTTCTTAGAAATTCAAGAAAAGCATTACAATAGTTTCAGAAAAGAAATTGAAACACTTTCTAATATTACACTTAGGAAAGTGCCAAATGGCGGAGTTGAAAACTATTCATTTATATCTTTCTTTTTACCAACTACAGAATTAGCAAAAAAAGCACATACAGCTTTAGGTGATGCAGGGGTAGATGCTTGTTTTTATTGGTATGATAATAACTGGCATTACTATAAGAAATGGGAACATTTAACCTATAAAAAATCTTTAGGTAATCTTCCGCAAGAGGTTATAAATCAATTGCCAGATTATTCCAAATCCGATTTTTCGAAATCCGATGCATGGGTAGGTAGAACCATTTCATGCCTAATAAAACTAAGCTGGACCCAAGAGCAAGTTCTAGAACGTGCTGCTAAAATGAAAGATGTATTAACTAAATTCGCTTAA
- a CDS encoding heavy metal translocating P-type ATPase — translation MKKKKTDLQSLTKPKSTCAHCSDDEHTHETTAHTSNFKVYLPAVISFTMLVVGIAIDYFDALSFFKGNLRLAWYIIAYCPVGLPVLKEGWESIKKGNFFTEFFLMGIATIGAFGIGEYPEGVAVMVFYAVGELFQSAAVQRAKGNIKALLDLRPDQALVFRDHNFISISPEDVKIGEIIQVKVGEKVPLDGILRSGKGSFNTAALTGESKPDTIKKGDSIYAGSINLDGVIEIETTKVFKDSSIARILDMVQNATARKSKTELFIRKFAKVYTPIVTYLAIALTFLPYFFVENYIFQDWLYRALIFLVISCPCALVISIPLGYFGGLGAASRNGILFKGASFLDTITKVNTVVMDKTGTVTKGVFKIKDLIKDQNFTEDEFMKYLIAIETQSTHPIAKAILEYRINEHAYKATSVTEIAGKGLKGTVNEKLVLVGNKSLMITNQIEVPTETDAIVESIVMMAIDGKFAGYITIADELKEDALKAISNMRKAGIDDIIMLSGDKDSITQQVAKELGIDWAKGGLLPEEKLEEVEKLKKRPNAKIAFVGDGINDAPVLAISDVGIAMGGLGSDVAIETADVIIQNDQPSKIATAIKIGNSTRKIVWQNIALAFGVKLIVLALGAGGLATMWEAVFADVGVALLAILNAIRLQKMQWD, via the coding sequence ATGAAAAAGAAAAAAACAGATCTACAATCACTTACAAAACCCAAAAGTACATGCGCCCATTGTAGTGATGACGAACATACGCACGAAACAACGGCACATACGTCGAACTTTAAAGTATACTTACCAGCAGTTATCAGCTTTACTATGCTGGTCGTCGGTATAGCAATAGACTATTTTGATGCTTTGTCATTCTTCAAAGGTAATTTACGTTTAGCATGGTATATTATCGCATATTGTCCTGTAGGGCTCCCAGTTTTAAAAGAAGGTTGGGAAAGTATCAAAAAAGGGAACTTCTTTACAGAATTCTTTTTAATGGGTATTGCCACAATTGGCGCTTTCGGTATTGGCGAATATCCTGAAGGTGTCGCGGTAATGGTATTCTATGCTGTGGGTGAACTTTTTCAAAGTGCTGCGGTTCAGCGCGCTAAGGGCAATATTAAAGCTTTACTTGATCTACGGCCGGATCAAGCCTTGGTTTTCCGTGATCATAACTTTATTTCCATATCGCCAGAAGATGTCAAAATCGGAGAAATAATACAAGTTAAAGTTGGCGAGAAGGTCCCGTTAGATGGTATATTACGCTCAGGTAAAGGGTCATTTAATACCGCGGCCTTGACAGGCGAAAGCAAACCGGACACCATTAAAAAAGGAGATTCAATTTACGCAGGTAGTATTAATTTAGACGGAGTTATTGAAATTGAAACCACCAAGGTTTTTAAAGACAGTTCTATTGCCCGTATTCTAGACATGGTACAAAATGCCACGGCCAGAAAATCGAAGACCGAGCTTTTTATTCGAAAATTCGCAAAGGTGTACACTCCCATTGTTACGTATTTAGCTATTGCACTGACCTTTTTGCCTTACTTTTTTGTCGAAAATTATATCTTTCAAGATTGGTTGTATCGTGCGTTAATATTTTTGGTAATTTCTTGTCCGTGTGCTTTGGTAATTTCTATCCCATTAGGATATTTTGGCGGATTAGGAGCTGCATCACGTAATGGAATCTTATTTAAGGGAGCTTCATTTTTAGACACCATAACTAAGGTAAATACCGTGGTCATGGACAAAACAGGCACTGTTACCAAAGGGGTTTTTAAAATTAAGGATCTTATTAAAGATCAGAACTTTACCGAAGACGAATTCATGAAGTACTTGATCGCGATCGAAACGCAATCTACACACCCAATTGCAAAGGCTATTTTAGAATACAGGATAAATGAACATGCGTACAAAGCAACTAGTGTCACTGAAATTGCCGGTAAAGGATTAAAAGGAACGGTCAACGAAAAATTGGTTTTAGTGGGAAATAAAAGTTTGATGATTACAAACCAAATTGAAGTCCCAACAGAAACCGATGCCATAGTTGAATCTATAGTAATGATGGCTATCGATGGAAAATTCGCTGGTTATATTACCATTGCCGATGAATTAAAGGAAGATGCTTTAAAAGCTATTTCTAATATGCGAAAAGCGGGAATAGATGACATTATAATGCTTTCAGGTGATAAAGATTCCATTACCCAACAAGTAGCAAAAGAATTAGGAATAGATTGGGCAAAAGGCGGATTGCTACCAGAAGAAAAGCTGGAAGAAGTAGAAAAACTTAAAAAACGACCGAACGCCAAAATTGCCTTTGTGGGCGACGGAATCAATGACGCCCCAGTACTTGCGATTAGTGACGTAGGTATTGCCATGGGCGGATTAGGTAGTGATGTAGCCATTGAAACTGCCGATGTCATTATACAGAACGACCAACCTTCTAAGATTGCTACCGCTATTAAAATCGGTAACTCCACACGAAAAATTGTATGGCAGAATATTGCTTTGGCATTCGGGGTAAAACTTATAGTTCTCGCATTGGGTGCTGGTGGATTAGCCACTATGTGGGAAGCCGTTTTTGCCGATGTTGGTGTTGCCTTATTAGCGATTTTAAATGCGATTAGATTACAGAAGATGCAGTGGGATTAA
- a CDS encoding LptF/LptG family permease encodes MLSRFVFNFVSSFVILMFIFIFQTIWLFIDDLAGKGLDIVIIGKFLFYLMPDLTEKVLPLTVLLSSILTFGAIAENYEFAAMKASGISLQRSMLSLIIFVTILGGVTFFFANNVIPLSQRKIYNLRRNIAKVKPAAVVSEGVFSDFEGMNIKVDEKYGDNDRFLRNVIIHIKSKNNLNTTVIKSESGELVSSEASDLIQLVLKNGHYYEDVTSKSNDSKMKFPFAQANFDTYTMNIEIPEINNDELEEERDISTDKMKNISRLTKDIDSLRGDNYNIVRAFSKNIESRSGLFVPLINNSADSTLTDLATRKDSISAQKAIAAKANIALQDSIKENILILFPDWQQIQILSSAKNATSSILGSVSGKKEEMQKRYKIYNMHILSLHNKYALAFSCIILFFVGAPLGAIIRKGGLGLPMVIAIVLFLIYYFIGVFAGNYAKEDNIHPILGAWLSTLIVLPLGIFLTKRATEDKGMMNFGFISDFFKKIFKKKDKS; translated from the coding sequence ATCTTATCAAGATTCGTCTTTAATTTTGTCAGCTCGTTTGTAATATTGATGTTTATCTTCATATTTCAAACGATTTGGCTTTTTATTGATGACCTTGCGGGTAAAGGTTTAGACATTGTTATTATCGGTAAATTTCTGTTTTACCTAATGCCAGACTTAACAGAAAAAGTATTACCCCTTACCGTATTACTATCTTCAATTTTAACCTTTGGGGCAATTGCAGAAAATTATGAATTTGCGGCTATGAAAGCTTCAGGAATTTCATTGCAGCGATCCATGCTTAGCTTAATTATTTTTGTAACTATTTTAGGGGGAGTCACTTTTTTCTTCGCTAATAATGTAATTCCACTATCCCAACGAAAGATTTACAATCTCCGAAGAAATATCGCCAAAGTAAAACCCGCTGCAGTAGTTTCTGAAGGGGTTTTTAGTGATTTTGAAGGAATGAATATTAAAGTTGATGAGAAATATGGCGATAATGATCGTTTTTTAAGAAATGTAATTATTCATATTAAGTCAAAAAATAATCTGAACACTACAGTAATAAAATCTGAATCAGGCGAATTAGTTAGTAGTGAAGCCTCTGACTTAATACAACTTGTTTTAAAAAACGGGCACTATTATGAGGACGTTACTTCGAAAAGTAATGATAGCAAGATGAAATTTCCTTTTGCCCAAGCAAATTTCGATACCTACACTATGAATATCGAAATTCCTGAAATCAATAATGACGAGCTAGAAGAAGAACGCGATATTAGCACAGATAAAATGAAAAACATATCTCGGCTAACCAAGGATATCGATTCTTTACGTGGGGATAACTATAATATTGTTCGTGCATTTTCTAAAAATATTGAAAGTAGAAGTGGACTATTTGTTCCTCTTATTAACAATAGTGCCGATTCTACACTTACCGATTTGGCCACTAGAAAAGATTCCATATCTGCCCAAAAAGCGATAGCAGCAAAAGCTAATATTGCCCTACAAGATTCTATAAAAGAAAATATACTCATTCTTTTTCCAGATTGGCAACAGATACAGATTTTAAGTAGTGCAAAAAATGCCACCAGTAGTATATTAGGTTCTGTTAGTGGTAAAAAAGAAGAGATGCAAAAAAGATATAAAATCTATAACATGCACATTCTTTCTTTACATAATAAATATGCATTGGCCTTTTCATGTATTATCCTGTTCTTTGTTGGTGCACCTTTGGGAGCTATAATTAGAAAAGGTGGGTTAGGATTACCTATGGTTATTGCCATAGTTCTTTTTTTAATCTATTATTTTATCGGTGTTTTTGCTGGTAACTATGCTAAAGAAGATAATATTCACCCCATTTTAGGCGCCTGGCTTTCTACATTAATTGTCCTGCCACTTGGTATATTTCTTACCAAAAGAGCTACAGAGGACAAGGGAATGATGAATTTTGGATTCATTTCAGATTTCTTCAAAAAAATATTTAAGAAAAAAGATAAAAGCTGA
- a CDS encoding thioredoxin domain-containing protein: MRINSLFFVFAYVFILGSCKNQNKPDDKSDKHESNAYTNDLVNETSPYLLQHAHNPVNWKPWSNDAFKKASTENKLVVLSVGYSTCHWCHVMEEESFEDVEVASLMNDKFISIKVDREERPDLDMVYQTALQLVNGTGGWPMNAILMPNGSPVYLGTYHEKEEWKAVLSKFSEEYTKNPEKMKEYAAMLASGVQEVYEQPTKQMANVVTADKVKVGINEWSKLWDVEWGGNLGQQKFILPSNLNMLLDFSVLEQDSAARNHVLNTLEKVTHGGIYDHVDGGFFRYSTDDTWKVPHFEKMLYDNAQLVNLLSKAYKLTGNIEYKAKVEETFKFLRREMRNDGGGYFSAMDADTNGEEGVYYVWKKEELNTLLENDIELFSKFYNIQDHEVWEDGNFVLNNTISKQDFLKETLLSEEEFNKKIEIWKSTLFQAREKRDKPTKDFKVLTSWNALLIDGLVEAYKAFGEKKYLSEAIAIFNYLNANNFKNGDLVHSYTTDSKQKDVFLEDYAFLAKSAFGLFEVTLDTIYLNTSKNLMNAAMEKYKSDSELYYYNISTELVPKIINTSDGVVPSANAVMAQNFFKIGHLEYNKPYLKKANSMGAILVSDFENQAISYGTWGSLFLQQTYPFYEVVVVGNTSENLMAELNATYLANTILVGSKVSSNISLFKDRFDDEETFIYVCQNNTCKLPVKTVKEAFGQMESFGYEGFNSVYQ, translated from the coding sequence ATGAGAATTAATAGCTTGTTTTTTGTTTTTGCTTATGTATTCATTTTGGGATCTTGTAAAAATCAAAATAAACCTGACGATAAAAGTGATAAGCATGAAAGTAATGCGTATACAAATGATTTAGTAAATGAAACTAGTCCGTATTTATTGCAACATGCTCATAACCCAGTGAATTGGAAACCCTGGTCAAATGATGCATTCAAGAAAGCATCTACTGAAAACAAATTAGTAGTATTAAGTGTAGGTTATTCTACTTGTCACTGGTGTCATGTAATGGAAGAGGAATCCTTTGAAGATGTAGAAGTGGCGAGTCTGATGAACGATAAGTTTATAAGTATTAAAGTAGATCGTGAAGAACGTCCAGATCTTGACATGGTATATCAAACGGCATTGCAATTGGTGAATGGAACTGGTGGGTGGCCTATGAATGCTATATTAATGCCAAATGGTAGTCCTGTTTATTTAGGTACTTACCATGAGAAAGAGGAATGGAAGGCTGTGCTTTCTAAATTTAGTGAAGAATATACCAAAAATCCCGAAAAAATGAAGGAATATGCTGCAATGTTGGCATCTGGGGTACAGGAAGTGTATGAGCAACCAACAAAACAAATGGCAAATGTAGTTACTGCGGATAAGGTTAAAGTTGGAATTAATGAATGGTCAAAATTATGGGATGTTGAATGGGGAGGTAATCTTGGACAGCAGAAATTTATTTTACCATCGAACTTAAATATGTTATTGGATTTTTCAGTTTTGGAACAAGATTCTGCCGCTAGAAATCATGTTTTAAATACCTTGGAAAAAGTGACCCACGGTGGTATCTATGATCATGTAGATGGTGGATTTTTTAGATATAGTACAGATGATACATGGAAGGTGCCACATTTTGAGAAGATGTTGTACGACAATGCCCAATTGGTGAATTTATTGTCCAAAGCTTACAAATTAACTGGGAATATCGAGTATAAAGCTAAAGTAGAAGAAACCTTCAAATTTTTACGGAGAGAAATGAGAAATGATGGTGGTGGTTATTTTAGTGCTATGGATGCAGATACCAATGGGGAGGAAGGTGTTTATTATGTGTGGAAAAAAGAGGAGTTGAATACGTTATTAGAAAATGACATTGAATTATTTTCTAAGTTTTATAATATTCAAGACCATGAAGTATGGGAAGATGGAAATTTTGTTTTGAACAATACAATTTCAAAACAAGATTTTCTAAAGGAGACCTTATTGAGTGAAGAGGAATTTAATAAGAAAATAGAAATTTGGAAATCTACCTTGTTTCAGGCACGTGAAAAAAGAGATAAGCCAACAAAAGATTTTAAAGTTCTTACCTCTTGGAATGCTCTTTTGATAGACGGATTAGTTGAGGCATATAAAGCATTTGGAGAAAAAAAATACCTTTCAGAGGCGATAGCTATTTTTAATTATTTAAATGCAAACAACTTTAAGAATGGTGATTTGGTTCACTCTTATACGACAGATAGTAAACAGAAAGATGTTTTTCTAGAAGATTATGCATTTTTGGCTAAAAGTGCATTTGGCTTGTTTGAAGTTACTTTAGATACAATTTATTTGAATACTTCAAAAAACCTCATGAATGCCGCCATGGAAAAATACAAAAGTGATTCTGAATTGTATTATTATAATATTTCAACTGAACTGGTACCGAAAATTATAAATACTTCAGACGGTGTTGTACCCTCGGCGAATGCGGTTATGGCACAGAACTTCTTTAAAATTGGTCACTTAGAGTATAATAAACCGTATTTAAAAAAGGCTAATTCAATGGGAGCAATACTTGTGTCGGATTTTGAAAATCAGGCAATAAGTTATGGTACGTGGGGGTCATTGTTTTTGCAACAAACATATCCTTTTTATGAGGTGGTGGTAGTAGGCAATACATCGGAAAATCTTATGGCCGAATTAAATGCCACATATTTAGCAAACACAATACTCGTAGGGTCTAAAGTGTCTAGCAATATTTCTCTCTTTAAAGATCGTTTTGATGACGAAGAAACCTTTATTTATGTTTGTCAAAATAATACTTGTAAGCTTCCTGTTAAAACTGTTAAAGAAGCCTTTGGGCAGATGGAGTCTTTTGGCTATGAGGGTTTTAACTCAGTTTATCAATAG